The Microbacterium luteum nucleotide sequence GCACGCGGACCAGCAGGGGCTTCGTGAGATCAAGCGGATCAAGGCGCGGGTCGAGAGTGAGCGGCTGCCCCAGGGGGTGGACCCGGCTCGTCACCTCAAGCTCGGCCCGGGCGGCCTGAGCGACGTGGAATGGCTGGTGCAGCTCCTGCAGCTGCAGCACGCGCACGCGGTACCGGCCATGCGCACCACCTCGACGCTCGACGCCCTGCACGCCGCACGCGAGGCGGGCCTCGTGTCGGCGGTCGCGACCGAGCGTCTGGCGGCGTCCTGGCGTCTGGCGAGCCGGCTGAGGTCCGCCAACACGCTGCTCTCGGGACAGACCAGCGACGTGCTGCCGACGGACAGATCCAAGCTCGACGGCATCGGGCGTCTGCTCGAGATGCCGCCCCACAGCGCCAGTCTTGTCGAGGAGGAGTGGGTGCGCACCGCCCGACGCGCCCGTCGCACGTTCGACACGCTCTTCTACGGTTGAGCGTCGCTCGCGACGCGGCTCGGCACGACGACGGCCCCCGGGATGCACCCGGGGGCCGTCGTCCGTCACGCGGTCTGCGTCACACGCCGAAGTAGAGCTCGAACTCGAACGGGTGCGGTCGCTGTGCGATCGGCTGGATCTCGTTCTCGATCTTGTACTCGATCCACGTCTCGATCAGCTCGGGAGTGAACACGCCACCGGCGAGGAGGAACTCGTGGTCGTTGCGCAGGGCCTCGAGCGAGTCCAGCAGGGAGTTGGGGACCTGCGGGATGTTCTTGGCCTCCTCGGGCGGCAGCTCGTAGAGGTCCTTGTCGACCGGCTCGTGCGGCTCGATGCGGTTCTTGATGCCGTCGATGCCGGCCATGAGCTGCGCTGCGAACGCGAGGTACGGGTTGCCCGACGCGTCGGGGGCGCGGAACTCGATGCGCTTGGCCTTCGGGTTGGACCCGGTGATCGGGATGCGGATGGCCGCCGAGCGGTTTCCGGCCGAGTAGACCAGGTTGACCGGCGCCTCGAAGCCCTTCACCAGACGGTGGTAGCTGTTGAGCGTCGGATTGGTGAAGGCCAGAACGGCAGGAGCGTGGGCGAGGATGCCGCCGATGTACCAGCGGGCGATGTCCGACAGTCCGCCATAGCCCTTCTCGTCGTAGAACAGCGGCTGGCCGCCGTTCCAGAGCGACTGGTGGGTGTGCATGCCCGAACCGTTGTCGCCGAAGAGCGGCTTCGGCATGAACGTGGCGGTCTTGCCCCACTGGTCGGCCGTGTTCTTGACGATGTACTTGAACTTCAGGATGTCGTCCGCCGCGTGGACCATCGTGTCGAACTTGTAGTTGATCTCCTGCTGGCCGGCGGTGCCCACCTCGTGGTGAGCGCGCTCGAGCTCGAGTCCGCTGGCGATCAGGCGCAGGCTGATGTCGTCACGCAGGTCAGCCGTCTTGTCGACCGGGGAGACGGGGAAGTAACCGCCCTTGTACGGGGTCTTGTTGGCGAGGTTCCCGCCCTCTTCGGCGCGGGCGGTGTTCCACGCGCCTTCGACGGAGTCCACGGCGTAGAAGCTCGTGTTCTGCTTCACCTCGTAGCGCACATCGTCGAAGATGTAGAACTCCGCCTCCGGGGCGAAGAAGGCGGTGTCGGCGATGCCGGTCGAGGCGAGGTACTTCTCCGCCTTCTTGGCTACCTGACGCGGGTCCTTGCCGTAGATTTCGCCATTGCGCGGGTTGTAGATGTCGAAGACCATGATGAGGGTCTTCTCGTCGCGGAACGGATCGAGGTAGGCGGTCGACACGTCCGGGATGAGCTGCATGTCGGACTCGTGGATGTTCGCGAAACCGCGGATCGACGAGCCGTCGAAGAGCTGTCCGACGGTGAAGAACTCCTCGTCGACGGTCGAGGCGGGAATGTTGAAGTGCTGCTGCACACCAGGAAGATCCGTGAACCGGATGTCGAGGAACTTGACGTCCTCGTCCTTGATGAACTTCAGCACCTCGGATGAATCACTGAACATGGAGTCTCCAGAGGTAGGGCGTTCGGGAACTGCCAACCCGCGAGGGGCATGGCTTGCACGGTACCGACAGGGCGTTGCCCGGTCGTGACACCAATGTTTCGGCCAGGTTACAGGGGTCTGGGTACGCTTGTGCGGTGACAGACCAGCGATATCCCGGTGAGCGCCTGGGACTGCCCGCATCGGGGCGGGGTTCGATAGGCCGACTCGGCCGGCGTGTCGGAGCCCTGTTCATCGACTACGGGGCGGCCTACATCCTCGCCGGACTGTTCGTCACCGACCCCGATGGTCTGCCAGCCGTCTTCTCCGGCGATCCGCTCGTGATCGCGGCGATTTTCATGGCGATCCAGGTGGTGTTCGCGCCCATGCTGCAGGGCAGCCCCGGTCATCGCATCCTCGGACTGCGTCTCACCCGGATCGACGGTGCCTGGGTCGGACTGTGGCGCCCGATCGTGCGGACGGTGCTCCTGGTTCTGGTGATCCCTGCGGTGATCTGGGACGCCGATCAGCGAGGACTGCACGACAAGGCGGCCGGCACGGTCCTCGTGCGTTCCTGACTGCCCTCAGCGCGGCCGCGGTGCACGGACGCGATTGGGGTCCATGCCCTTGGGGATCGGGAGCGAGGCGAGCGACTGCGAGACCGAGTCGACGCGCTTGATGACCGCGGCCATGGTCGCGCGGTCGATCGCCTTCGGGAGCTTCTTGATCGTCGGGGCGAGCTTTGCGATCGGCACCTCGTCGTCGCCGTGTCCGACATAGAGCACCGTGATGGGCACGCCCGAGGCCACGCGCTTGATCTTGGATCGTTCGTCGCCCACGAGGCGGGTCAGGCGCCCGCGCGCGCCCTCGCCGACGATGACCACCCCACCGCGTCCGATCGCGCGATAGACCGCCTCCTGGGTCTTGGGGTTGATCCCCACCGGCATCTCGCTCGCCTGCCACCTGCGGCCGAGCGACGTCGAGATCACGTGGCCGGTCGCACCGGGCATGCCGTCGATCTGGCGGTACATCGCCTTCGTCGACAGACGTGTCATGGTCATCATGGCGGCGAGAATGCCCGCCATCAGGCCGGTGATCGCCCACAGGAGCACGCTCCACCACGCGACCGGCTGCACCAGGAAGCCGATTCCCACGCCGACGGCGGCGCCGACGACCAGAATGCCGATGAGGACATACGGCAACCAGGGGAACGCCTTGCGCGTGAAGGTGAACAGGGTGCGGAGCTGGGAGAAGAAGCCGGGTCGCTTCTCCGGGGCGGTGCTGCGGGCCATGGGACCAGGATACCTTTCGGGCGCAGCCTGGTTCGGACACGTCCTCCCCTCCACAGGGAGCGGCAGCGGAGGAGCCTTCCACAGAAGCGACGCGGGAGGAGCGCCGAATGCTCGCGAACGGAACGGTGGGAGACGTGGCCCCGTCATCCGATACCCCGCCCTCGTCTGTCCTCGCGCCCCACCTGCGCGCGGGAGCGCGGGTCGTGCGCCGCATCGACGGCGACGACACGCCGTGGCCCGGTGTGGTGGCGCGGCTGGACGACGGGGCGCCCGCGCTCGTGGTTCCGGTCGCTGCTCTGGGGCGGACGTGGCCCGGCTGGGCGCTGCGCGACCCGGCGCACGTGGTCGTACCCACGGACATCAGGCGCTCGGTCGAGGGGCATGACGCCGTCTTCCCGCTCTTCGTCGAGAGGCTGATGACCTTCCTGACCCGGCGCGGACCTCTCCTCTCCGACGGCGAGCGCGTCACGATCGCCGTCAGTGTGCTGCGCGGACTGCGGGAACTCGACGACGCAGGGGTGACGTCGCCGGGCAGTGGTTCCTGGTGGTTGACCGACGACGGCCGGCCCGGTTTCGCCCTCACCGGCGACCCGGCAACGTCAGCGGAGCGTGCCTCCGCAGACGTGCTGACCGAGCTCGGGAAAGGGGAGGGGGGACTCTCGTCGTTGGTCGAACGGACCGTGGCTTCCGTGGCCGGAGGCGTCGACGAGCGCACCGCGAGACGGCTCGAGGACGAGTGGTTCGATGCGGCGTCGCCGGAGGCCCTGGTCACGGTGAGGTTCGGTCCCCGTTCGGCCGGCGCGGCGATCGCGCCGGCTCGCGCGGATGTCACCGCCGACCTCGCTGCTTCGGAGGAGCCCGACGGTGCCGGTGTGCTCGTGAACCTCGGTCGATACGTCGACGGCGGCCTCGCGGAGACGATCGGAGCGACGGTGGAGCGCGTGCGCCGAACGATGACCGGAGCGCGCTCTCGCCGTTCGACGCTCCTCTTCGCCGGAGCTGCGGCAGGTGCCGTCGTGGCGATCGGACTGCTGTGGCCGGTCGGTGCGGAGGAGCCTGCCACTGCACCGGTCGATCAGGGGGCCACCCCCGCGTCGACCGCGACCACGTCGCCGGTTCCGGCCGCCGCCGTGGGCGTGGCCGCAAACGACGACCTCGCTGTCGTGACGGCGGCGCTGCTGGAGGCGCGCATCCGCTGTGACGATGATCCCGAGTGTCTCGCAGGGGTTTACTGGTCGCCGATCACGTCGGTTCCGCCCGGCGCCGTCGACCTCGATGCGAGCGTGCGCGACGTCGAGGTGCTGGATGATTTCGGCGGCGTCGCCGTGCTTCGCGTGTCTGGACCCGAGGCGCCGAATCAGGTCGTCGTCATCGCGCGCAGAGACGACTCATGGCTGCTGCGTGACGTCCATGACGTCGCACAGCAGCCATGAGTCTCGAGCGATCAGGCGCCGAGGTTGGCCTCGAACGATGCGTCCTCGAGGCGCTTCTTGACCGCCGCGAGGAAACGGGCCGCGTCTG carries:
- a CDS encoding RDD family protein, giving the protein MTDQRYPGERLGLPASGRGSIGRLGRRVGALFIDYGAAYILAGLFVTDPDGLPAVFSGDPLVIAAIFMAIQVVFAPMLQGSPGHRILGLRLTRIDGAWVGLWRPIVRTVLLVLVIPAVIWDADQRGLHDKAAGTVLVRS
- a CDS encoding DUF4191 domain-containing protein; the encoded protein is MARSTAPEKRPGFFSQLRTLFTFTRKAFPWLPYVLIGILVVGAAVGVGIGFLVQPVAWWSVLLWAITGLMAGILAAMMTMTRLSTKAMYRQIDGMPGATGHVISTSLGRRWQASEMPVGINPKTQEAVYRAIGRGGVVIVGEGARGRLTRLVGDERSKIKRVASGVPITVLYVGHGDDEVPIAKLAPTIKKLPKAIDRATMAAVIKRVDSVSQSLASLPIPKGMDPNRVRAPRPR
- the glnA gene encoding type I glutamate--ammonia ligase gives rise to the protein MFSDSSEVLKFIKDEDVKFLDIRFTDLPGVQQHFNIPASTVDEEFFTVGQLFDGSSIRGFANIHESDMQLIPDVSTAYLDPFRDEKTLIMVFDIYNPRNGEIYGKDPRQVAKKAEKYLASTGIADTAFFAPEAEFYIFDDVRYEVKQNTSFYAVDSVEGAWNTARAEEGGNLANKTPYKGGYFPVSPVDKTADLRDDISLRLIASGLELERAHHEVGTAGQQEINYKFDTMVHAADDILKFKYIVKNTADQWGKTATFMPKPLFGDNGSGMHTHQSLWNGGQPLFYDEKGYGGLSDIARWYIGGILAHAPAVLAFTNPTLNSYHRLVKGFEAPVNLVYSAGNRSAAIRIPITGSNPKAKRIEFRAPDASGNPYLAFAAQLMAGIDGIKNRIEPHEPVDKDLYELPPEEAKNIPQVPNSLLDSLEALRNDHEFLLAGGVFTPELIETWIEYKIENEIQPIAQRPHPFEFELYFGV